Proteins encoded together in one Streptomyces sp. B1I3 window:
- a CDS encoding ABC transporter permease, producing MPEVLKETTPDPTVEGAAVQAPETKAGDAGKPRSLWSDAWHDLRRSPLFVISAILIVFLLVMAVFPGLFTSANPRYADLAHHYLQKPKWGNFFQEDWFGYDIQGRSIYARVVYGARASIMVAVVVTALVTVLGTVVGMLAGYFGGWIDTLLSRVTDIFFGVPFILGAMVVLTSFEERHVWVVILALAFLGWTQIARVARGSVLTIKQADYVMAAKALGASTTRILLRHILPNAIAPVIVVATIALGGYISAEATLSFLGIGLAEPTVSWGVDISSGQEQLRNAAFVLIIPSVMVSITVLAFIMLGDAVRNALDPKLR from the coding sequence ATGCCTGAGGTGCTCAAGGAAACCACTCCGGACCCGACCGTCGAGGGCGCGGCCGTACAGGCCCCCGAGACCAAGGCGGGTGACGCGGGCAAGCCCCGCAGCCTGTGGTCGGACGCCTGGCACGACCTGCGGCGCAGCCCGCTGTTCGTCATATCGGCCATCCTGATCGTCTTCCTGCTGGTGATGGCGGTGTTCCCGGGCCTGTTCACGTCCGCGAACCCGCGCTACGCGGACCTGGCCCACCACTACCTGCAGAAGCCCAAGTGGGGGAACTTCTTCCAGGAGGACTGGTTCGGCTACGACATCCAGGGCCGCTCGATCTACGCGCGTGTCGTCTACGGCGCCCGTGCCTCGATCATGGTCGCCGTCGTCGTCACCGCGCTCGTCACCGTCCTGGGCACCGTGGTCGGCATGCTGGCCGGCTACTTCGGCGGCTGGATCGACACGCTGCTCTCCCGGGTCACCGACATCTTCTTCGGCGTCCCGTTCATCCTCGGTGCCATGGTCGTCCTGACCTCGTTCGAGGAGCGGCACGTCTGGGTCGTCATCCTGGCCCTGGCCTTCCTCGGCTGGACCCAGATCGCCCGCGTCGCACGCGGTTCCGTCCTGACGATCAAGCAGGCCGACTACGTGATGGCGGCCAAGGCGCTCGGCGCCTCGACCACCCGCATCCTGCTCCGTCACATCCTGCCCAACGCGATCGCGCCCGTGATCGTCGTGGCGACCATCGCGCTCGGCGGCTACATCTCGGCCGAGGCCACCCTGTCCTTCCTGGGCATCGGTCTCGCCGAACCGACCGTCTCGTGGGGTGTCGACATCTCCTCCGGCCAGGAGCAGCTGCGTAACGCGGCCTTCGTACTGATCATTCCGTCGGTCATGGTGTCGATCACCGTCCTGGCGTTCATCATGCTCGGCGATGCGGTACGCAACGCCCTCGACCCCAAGCTGCGCTGA
- a CDS encoding ABC transporter permease yields the protein MGRYVARRLLQMIPVFLGSTLLVFAMMYALPGDPVRALAGEQTVDPVQIAAMKKDLGLDLPLWHQYWNYLTGLFQGDFGTEIASGRPVADTIADAFPITIRLALFAFLFTVLVGISMGVFAGLKADTLRDRGLLILTLLLISVPSFVLGFLGQYFFAFQLGWVDPNVSAEANWSELFLPAVVLGSLSLAYVARLTRTSVAENLRADYMRTAVAKGLPRRRVVGVHLMRNSMIPVVTFLGTDLGALLGGAVVTEGIFNVQGVGRAVFGALQHREGATVVGIVTLIVIVYLVTSLLVDLLYAVLDPRIRYA from the coding sequence ATGGGGCGTTATGTCGCGCGGCGACTGCTCCAGATGATCCCGGTCTTCCTCGGGTCCACCTTGCTGGTCTTCGCCATGATGTACGCGCTGCCCGGCGATCCCGTGCGCGCGCTCGCAGGCGAACAAACCGTCGACCCGGTACAGATCGCGGCCATGAAGAAGGACCTCGGTCTCGACCTGCCGCTCTGGCACCAGTACTGGAACTACCTCACGGGCCTGTTCCAGGGTGACTTCGGTACGGAGATCGCCAGTGGACGACCGGTGGCCGACACCATCGCGGACGCGTTCCCGATCACGATCCGGCTGGCTCTGTTTGCCTTCCTCTTCACGGTCCTCGTCGGCATCTCCATGGGCGTCTTCGCCGGTCTGAAGGCCGACACCCTTCGCGACCGCGGTCTGCTCATCCTGACGCTCCTGCTCATCTCGGTGCCCTCGTTCGTACTCGGCTTCCTCGGCCAGTACTTCTTCGCCTTCCAGCTCGGCTGGGTCGATCCCAACGTGAGCGCGGAAGCGAACTGGAGCGAGCTGTTCCTTCCCGCTGTCGTCCTCGGGTCGCTGTCACTCGCCTACGTCGCACGGCTGACCCGTACGTCGGTGGCGGAGAACCTGCGCGCCGACTACATGCGGACCGCTGTGGCCAAGGGGCTGCCGCGACGCCGCGTCGTCGGGGTGCACCTCATGCGCAACTCGATGATCCCCGTGGTCACCTTCCTCGGCACCGACCTCGGCGCGCTGCTCGGCGGTGCGGTCGTGACGGAAGGCATCTTCAACGTCCAGGGTGTCGGCCGGGCCGTGTTCGGCGCGCTCCAGCACCGCGAGGGCGCCACGGTCGTCGGCATCGTGACGCTGATCGTCATCGTCTATCTCGTCACCAGCCTGCTCGTCGACCTGCTCTACGCGGTCCTGGACCCGAGGATCCGTTATGCCTGA
- a CDS encoding ABC transporter substrate-binding protein yields MRGAKSAKWVAGAAIIALAATACGGGSDDSDSASKEKGKPEGYVSVDVGEPQKPLIPADTNESLGSYVIQALFTQLLEFDGEGKIVYTNAESVKSEDNKTWTVKLKPGWKFHDGTPVTAASYIKAWNWYANVKNAQQNSFWFEDIKGYADVHPEKGDPKATEMSGLKAVDDTTFTIELDKPVPYFEYKLGYYTFAPLPEVFYKDTKAFGQAPVGNGPYVFEKWDHKKLIQVKANPDYQGPNKAKNKGLLFKNYATVEAAYQDLLSGNLDMIRQIGPKDLPKYKTDLGDRVVDQPYAAVQSIVPTFYSKTFKGIDPKVLQGLSMGIDRATITKTVLNGTREPATSFTPPGVAGNQHLDTDVFKFDPAKAKQLIKEGGGVPDNKLWIQYNADGGHKEWVTAVCESIRNSTGVDCIPDAKPDFQTDLEARDNNQVKSMYRGGWVADYPLNVNFMRELYGTTAEANNGRFSDKDVDAAFKKGDNAASLDESIKAYQEAEKLVLQKMPAIPLWNYKINGGYSKSVDNVAIDYRGDYVMTDVTVK; encoded by the coding sequence ATGCGCGGTGCCAAGAGCGCCAAGTGGGTCGCGGGAGCGGCAATCATCGCCCTGGCCGCGACCGCCTGTGGCGGCGGCAGTGACGACAGCGACTCGGCTTCGAAGGAGAAGGGCAAGCCCGAGGGCTATGTCTCCGTCGACGTCGGCGAGCCGCAGAAGCCCCTGATCCCGGCCGACACCAACGAGTCGCTCGGCAGCTACGTCATCCAGGCGCTGTTCACCCAGCTCCTGGAGTTCGACGGCGAGGGCAAGATCGTCTACACGAACGCCGAGTCCGTGAAGTCGGAGGACAACAAGACCTGGACGGTCAAGCTCAAGCCCGGCTGGAAGTTCCACGACGGCACCCCGGTCACCGCCGCGTCCTACATCAAGGCGTGGAACTGGTACGCCAACGTCAAGAACGCCCAGCAGAACTCCTTCTGGTTCGAGGACATCAAGGGCTATGCGGACGTCCACCCGGAGAAGGGTGACCCCAAGGCCACGGAGATGTCCGGTCTGAAGGCGGTCGACGACACGACCTTCACGATCGAGCTCGACAAGCCGGTCCCGTACTTCGAGTACAAGCTCGGTTACTACACCTTCGCCCCGCTGCCGGAGGTGTTCTACAAGGACACCAAGGCGTTCGGCCAGGCGCCGGTCGGCAACGGTCCCTACGTCTTCGAGAAGTGGGACCACAAGAAGCTCATCCAGGTCAAGGCCAACCCTGACTACCAGGGCCCGAACAAGGCCAAGAACAAGGGCCTCCTGTTCAAGAACTACGCGACCGTCGAGGCCGCGTACCAGGACCTCCTGTCCGGCAACCTGGACATGATCCGTCAGATCGGCCCGAAGGACCTGCCGAAGTACAAGACGGACCTCGGTGACCGCGTGGTCGACCAGCCGTACGCGGCCGTGCAGTCGATCGTCCCGACGTTCTACTCGAAGACCTTCAAGGGCATCGACCCGAAGGTCCTCCAGGGTCTGTCGATGGGTATCGACCGCGCGACGATCACCAAGACCGTGCTCAACGGCACCCGTGAGCCCGCCACCAGCTTCACGCCCCCGGGCGTCGCGGGCAACCAGCACCTGGACACCGACGTGTTCAAGTTCGACCCGGCCAAGGCCAAGCAGCTCATCAAGGAAGGCGGCGGCGTTCCGGACAACAAGCTCTGGATCCAGTACAACGCCGACGGCGGCCACAAGGAGTGGGTGACCGCTGTCTGCGAGTCCATCCGCAACTCGACCGGGGTCGACTGCATCCCGGACGCCAAGCCGGACTTCCAGACCGACCTGGAAGCGCGTGACAACAACCAGGTCAAGTCGATGTACCGCGGTGGCTGGGTGGCCGACTACCCGCTGAACGTCAACTTCATGCGCGAGCTGTACGGCACCACCGCCGAGGCCAACAACGGCCGGTTCTCCGACAAGGACGTCGACGCGGCGTTCAAGAAGGGCGACAACGCGGCGTCCCTCGACGAGTCGATCAAGGCGTACCAGGAGGCGGAGAAGCTCGTCCTGCAGAAGATGCCGGCGATCCCGCTCTGGAACTACAAGATCAACGGCGGCTACTCGAAGTCGGTCGACAACGTCGCCATCGACTACCGCGGCGACTACGTCATGACGGACGTCACCGTCAAGTAA
- the typA gene encoding translational GTPase TypA — protein MPTRHDIRNVAIVAHVDHGKTTLVDAMLKQAGAFAAHAAENLDERMMDSNDLEREKGITILAKNTAVKYHPKDGGDPITINIIDTPGHADFGGEVERGLSMVDAVVLLVDASEGPLPQTRFVLRKALTAKLPVILCINKTDRPDSRIAEVIDETYDLFLDLDADEDQIEFPIVYACARDGVASLTKPEDGTVPADSDSLEPFFTTILSTVPAPEYDEEAPLQAHVTNLDADNFLGRIALCRVEQGELRKGQTVAWIKRDGTISNVRITELLMTEALTRKPAEKAGPGDICAVAGFPDIMIGETLADPENPIALPLITVDEPAISMTIGTNTSPLVGKGGKGHKVTARQVKDRLDRELIGNVSLRVLDTERPDAWEVQGRGELALAILVEQMRREGFELTVGKPEVVTKQIDGKTHEPIERMTIDSPEEHLGAITQLMATRKGRMETMTNHGSGWVRMEWIVPSRGLIGFRTEFLTQTRGTGIAHSIFEGHEPWFGELRTRHNGSLVADRSGTVTPFAMVNLQERGVIFTEAGTEVYEGMIIGENSRADDMDVNITKEKKLTNMRAASADTTENVVPARRLSLEQSLEFCREDECIEVTPETVRIRKVVLDAKQRGRTASRAKNG, from the coding sequence ATGCCCACGCGCCACGACATCCGTAACGTAGCCATCGTCGCCCACGTCGACCACGGCAAGACCACGCTGGTCGACGCCATGCTCAAGCAGGCGGGCGCCTTCGCGGCGCACGCGGCCGAGAACCTCGACGAACGCATGATGGACTCGAACGACCTGGAGCGTGAGAAGGGCATCACGATCCTCGCCAAGAACACGGCGGTGAAGTATCACCCCAAGGACGGCGGGGACCCGATCACGATCAACATCATCGACACCCCCGGCCACGCCGACTTCGGCGGCGAGGTCGAGCGCGGTCTGTCGATGGTGGACGCGGTCGTCCTGCTGGTCGACGCCTCCGAGGGCCCGCTCCCGCAGACCCGCTTCGTGCTCCGCAAGGCGCTGACGGCCAAGCTGCCGGTCATCCTCTGCATCAACAAGACGGACCGCCCGGACTCCCGGATCGCCGAGGTCATCGACGAGACCTACGACCTCTTCCTGGACCTGGACGCCGACGAGGACCAGATCGAGTTCCCGATCGTCTACGCCTGCGCCCGTGACGGCGTCGCGTCGCTGACCAAGCCCGAGGACGGCACCGTCCCGGCGGACAGCGACAGCCTGGAGCCGTTCTTCACGACCATCCTCTCCACGGTCCCGGCTCCCGAGTACGACGAAGAGGCTCCGCTCCAGGCCCACGTCACCAACCTCGACGCCGACAACTTCCTCGGCCGCATCGCGCTGTGCCGCGTCGAGCAGGGCGAGCTGCGCAAGGGCCAGACGGTCGCCTGGATCAAGCGTGACGGCACGATCTCCAACGTGCGCATCACCGAGCTCCTCATGACCGAGGCCCTCACCCGCAAGCCGGCCGAGAAGGCGGGCCCCGGTGACATCTGCGCCGTCGCCGGTTTCCCGGACATCATGATCGGCGAGACCCTGGCCGACCCGGAGAACCCGATCGCGCTCCCGCTGATCACGGTCGACGAGCCGGCCATCTCCATGACCATCGGCACGAACACCTCGCCGCTCGTCGGCAAGGGCGGCAAGGGCCACAAGGTCACTGCCCGTCAGGTGAAGGACCGTCTGGACCGCGAGCTGATCGGTAACGTCTCGCTCCGCGTCCTGGACACCGAGCGCCCCGACGCCTGGGAGGTCCAGGGCCGTGGTGAGCTCGCGCTGGCGATCCTGGTCGAGCAGATGCGCCGTGAGGGCTTCGAGCTGACGGTCGGCAAGCCGGAGGTCGTCACCAAGCAGATCGACGGCAAGACGCACGAGCCGATCGAGCGCATGACCATCGACTCCCCCGAGGAGCACCTCGGTGCCATCACCCAGCTGATGGCGACCCGCAAGGGCCGCATGGAGACGATGACGAACCACGGTTCGGGCTGGGTCCGCATGGAGTGGATCGTCCCCTCCCGCGGCCTCATCGGCTTCCGTACGGAGTTCCTGACGCAGACCCGCGGCACGGGCATCGCGCACTCCATCTTCGAGGGCCACGAGCCGTGGTTCGGCGAGCTGCGCACCCGTCACAACGGCTCCCTGGTCGCCGACCGTTCGGGCACGGTGACGCCGTTCGCGATGGTCAACCTCCAGGAGCGCGGTGTCATCTTCACCGAGGCCGGCACCGAGGTCTACGAGGGCATGATCATCGGCGAGAACTCGCGCGCCGACGACATGGACGTGAACATCACCAAGGAGAAGAAGCTCACCAACATGCGTGCGGCTTCCGCGGACACCACCGAGAACGTGGTGCCCGCCCGCAGGCTCTCCCTGGAGCAGTCGCTGGAGTTCTGCCGCGAGGACGAGTGCATCGAGGTGACCCCGGAGACGGTCCGTATCCGCAAGGTCGTCCTGGACGCCAAGCAGCGTGGCCGCACGGCTTCGCGCGCGAAGAACGGCTGA
- a CDS encoding ABC transporter family substrate-binding protein, giving the protein MAHVGVPRGKARKRRSVALLATGVLTIPVLAGCTSAGEGPVAVAVPQDIAPAPREQVAAGSTATWAIDAVPATLNAFQADADGATTRITGALLPSLFPLDARGEPRLNPDYLESAKVIEREPKQVVLYKLNQQAVWSDGREVGAPDFVAQWRALNGRDTAFWTARNAGYERIEKIERGKDDLQVRVTFSKPYGDWRALFSPLYPKEVTGSPGTFNDGARAALKNTAGPFRLRDVNKDEGTVTLDRNPRWWGDEAKLDSLVFRAVDPKKRADVLTEGTVDIADIDSATANTVARAARYRGGNGQPPAHGPGSDTTPAAALRSWALAHGSDEEAAETAQAARAANREAVAVYAAEQKSLAGFAVRKSLEPAYTQLALNGETGPLSDDRVRRAIARALNRQELADTVLKPLGLPAKPPGSHLALAGQPAYKDGSGALGDQDTKEAQALLADAGWTPGGAVEKPKDTKAGSEADKKKETDKKTEDGKKTEGTEKKAEDEKAEDSAKAAEEKDDKASRDEGLYIVGDEKPGDRPAPAGADGTAVKVAARDSRHGGAQGAYAPAGTAAPAPASLHGRLGKDGKPLTLRFVLPSGPGSQSLRGVGAKIVEMLDTIGVGTVITKVSDESYFADHIASGDYDLALYSWPATAYPATDGRPIFAKPEPATDGSLLVEQNYTRVGSDHIDQLFDRAVSELDANASRELLKQADARIWAAAGSIPLYQRPQLVAVDKKLANVGAFGFAAPRYEDIGFTK; this is encoded by the coding sequence ATGGCCCACGTCGGCGTCCCACGCGGGAAGGCCCGAAAGCGCCGCTCCGTCGCGCTCCTGGCGACGGGCGTGCTCACCATCCCGGTACTGGCGGGCTGCACCTCGGCCGGCGAGGGACCCGTAGCCGTCGCCGTCCCGCAGGACATCGCCCCGGCACCCCGGGAGCAGGTCGCCGCAGGCTCGACGGCCACCTGGGCGATCGACGCGGTGCCCGCCACCCTCAACGCCTTCCAGGCCGACGCCGACGGTGCGACCACGCGGATCACCGGTGCCCTGCTGCCCTCCCTCTTCCCGCTGGACGCACGCGGCGAGCCCCGGCTCAACCCCGACTACCTGGAGTCGGCGAAGGTCATCGAGCGGGAGCCGAAGCAGGTCGTCCTCTACAAGCTCAACCAGCAGGCCGTGTGGAGCGACGGCCGGGAGGTCGGGGCCCCGGACTTCGTCGCCCAGTGGCGCGCGCTGAACGGCAGGGACACGGCCTTCTGGACCGCGCGCAACGCGGGTTACGAGCGGATCGAGAAGATCGAGCGCGGCAAGGACGACCTCCAGGTCAGGGTGACGTTCTCCAAGCCGTACGGGGACTGGCGCGCTCTCTTCTCACCGCTGTACCCGAAGGAGGTGACGGGGTCGCCCGGCACCTTCAACGACGGCGCCAGGGCCGCCCTCAAGAACACCGCAGGACCGTTTCGCCTGCGCGACGTGAACAAGGACGAGGGAACGGTCACGCTGGACCGGAACCCGCGCTGGTGGGGCGACGAGGCCAAACTCGATTCGCTCGTCTTCCGGGCCGTCGATCCGAAGAAGCGTGCCGACGTACTGACCGAGGGCACGGTGGACATCGCCGACATCGACTCGGCCACGGCGAACACCGTCGCGCGCGCGGCCCGCTACCGCGGCGGAAACGGGCAGCCGCCCGCCCACGGCCCGGGCTCGGACACCACTCCGGCAGCCGCCCTGCGTTCCTGGGCGCTGGCCCACGGATCGGACGAGGAGGCCGCCGAGACCGCCCAGGCCGCCCGGGCGGCGAACCGTGAGGCCGTCGCCGTGTACGCCGCGGAGCAGAAGTCCCTGGCCGGTTTCGCCGTACGCAAGTCCCTGGAGCCCGCGTACACGCAGTTGGCGCTGAACGGCGAGACCGGGCCCCTCTCCGACGACCGGGTGCGCCGGGCGATCGCCCGGGCCCTGAACCGCCAGGAACTCGCCGACACGGTGCTCAAGCCGCTGGGTCTGCCCGCGAAGCCGCCCGGCAGCCACCTGGCCCTGGCCGGGCAGCCGGCGTACAAGGACGGCAGTGGTGCGCTGGGCGACCAGGACACCAAGGAGGCACAGGCGCTCCTGGCGGACGCGGGCTGGACCCCGGGCGGGGCCGTGGAGAAGCCCAAGGACACCAAGGCGGGCAGCGAGGCCGACAAGAAGAAGGAGACGGACAAGAAGACAGAGGACGGGAAGAAGACCGAGGGGACGGAGAAGAAGGCCGAGGACGAGAAGGCCGAGGACAGCGCGAAGGCCGCCGAGGAGAAGGACGACAAGGCCTCCCGCGACGAGGGGCTGTACATCGTCGGCGATGAGAAGCCGGGCGACCGCCCCGCCCCGGCCGGCGCCGACGGCACCGCCGTCAAGGTCGCCGCCCGTGACAGCCGGCACGGAGGCGCCCAGGGCGCCTACGCCCCCGCCGGCACCGCCGCTCCCGCCCCGGCCTCCCTCCACGGCCGCCTCGGCAAGGACGGAAAGCCACTCACCCTGCGCTTCGTCCTCCCGTCCGGACCCGGCTCGCAGTCGCTGCGCGGTGTCGGTGCCAAGATCGTCGAGATGCTGGACACCATCGGTGTCGGCACGGTGATCACCAAGGTCTCCGACGAGAGCTACTTCGCGGACCACATCGCCTCCGGCGACTACGACCTGGCCCTCTACTCCTGGCCGGCCACCGCCTACCCCGCGACCGACGGCCGCCCGATCTTCGCCAAGCCGGAGCCCGCCACCGACGGCTCGCTGCTCGTCGAGCAGAACTACACCCGGGTGGGGTCGGACCACATCGACCAGCTCTTCGACCGTGCCGTCTCCGAACTGGACGCGAACGCCTCGAGGGAGCTGCTGAAGCAGGCGGACGCACGGATCTGGGCCGCAGCCGGATCGATTCCGCTGTATCAGCGGCCACAGTTGGTCGCCGTCGACAAGAAACTGGCGAACGTCGGCGCTTTCGGCTTCGCCGCGCCTCGCTACGAGGACATCGGATTCACGAAGTGA
- a CDS encoding isochorismatase family protein translates to MTATTLDPRSALVVVDLQKGIVGLPTVHPASDVVARSATLAEAFRAKGLPVFLVRVTGGAPGRNEGPAPSGRPAADWADIVPELGPHEDDIVITKQQWGAFYGTELDLQLRRRGITQVVLSGIATSIGVESTARAAHEHGYHVTVATDAVTDMDGDAHRNSVERIFPRLGETGTTDAIVELLG, encoded by the coding sequence ATGACCGCCACCACACTCGACCCCAGGTCCGCGCTCGTCGTCGTCGACCTGCAGAAGGGCATCGTCGGCCTCCCGACCGTGCATCCGGCCTCCGATGTCGTCGCCCGCTCCGCCACCCTCGCCGAGGCCTTCCGGGCCAAGGGACTCCCGGTCTTCCTGGTACGCGTGACGGGAGGCGCCCCCGGCCGCAACGAGGGTCCCGCCCCGTCGGGCCGGCCCGCCGCCGACTGGGCCGACATCGTGCCCGAGCTCGGCCCGCACGAGGACGACATCGTCATCACCAAGCAGCAGTGGGGCGCCTTCTACGGCACCGAGCTCGACCTCCAGCTGCGGCGCCGGGGCATCACCCAGGTCGTGCTGAGCGGCATCGCCACCAGCATCGGCGTCGAGTCCACGGCCCGCGCCGCCCATGAGCACGGCTACCACGTCACCGTCGCCACCGACGCGGTCACGGACATGGACGGCGACGCCCACCGCAACAGCGTCGAGAGGATCTTCCCGCGGCTCGGCGAGACCGGGACCACGGACGCCATCGTCGAGTTGCTGGGCTGA
- a CDS encoding MFS transporter: MPAPPRPGAATGADPVDVRGFGARLTAPLLMGSLLNPLNTTMISTALVAIGHAFGIGATDTAWLISVLYLASAVAQPVLGKLADVIGPRRVFLAGLVVVTASGLVGALAPGFGLLIVSRLLLGIGTSAAYPAAMAVLRDESRRVGRITPRPVLARLSFAALGSAAVGPALGGLLVTVVGWRGIFAVNVPVALLAFAVTLRWIPADPPREPGAGRRAPKLSPDPLGIGLFSAALTVLVFFLLGLAHPRWWLLAPLAVLTAALLRWQLRSPQPFIDVRMLAGNGALLRTYLRHGLSYLLIYCVMYGYTQWLEEARGYSSGHTGLLMLPMSLTALLCSLLGARTRTLRAPLTLACVLLTAGSAVLVFLSGDTPLAVLLLAGACFGIPQGLIGTSNQAAVQAYAPPESIGSAAGLQRTAQYLGAIAASSLIALAYADAASDSGLHLMAAVSAALGVLLFVLTVTDRALRAHS; this comes from the coding sequence CTGCCCGCGCCGCCCCGGCCCGGTGCCGCGACCGGAGCGGACCCGGTGGACGTCCGCGGGTTCGGCGCCCGCCTCACCGCGCCCCTGCTGATGGGCTCCCTGCTCAACCCGCTCAACACCACCATGATCTCCACGGCGCTGGTGGCCATCGGGCACGCCTTCGGCATCGGCGCCACCGACACCGCCTGGCTCATCTCCGTCCTCTACCTCGCCAGCGCCGTCGCCCAGCCCGTCCTCGGCAAGCTGGCCGACGTCATCGGCCCCCGGCGGGTCTTCCTGGCGGGTCTCGTGGTCGTGACGGCCTCGGGGCTGGTCGGCGCGCTCGCTCCCGGCTTCGGCCTGCTGATCGTCTCCCGGCTGCTGCTCGGCATCGGTACGTCGGCGGCCTATCCGGCAGCCATGGCCGTGCTCCGCGACGAGTCGCGACGCGTCGGCCGGATCACCCCCCGCCCTGTACTGGCGCGGCTCTCCTTCGCGGCGCTGGGCAGCGCCGCCGTCGGGCCGGCGCTCGGCGGGCTGCTCGTCACGGTCGTCGGCTGGCGGGGCATCTTCGCCGTCAACGTGCCCGTCGCCCTCCTCGCGTTCGCCGTCACCCTCCGCTGGATCCCCGCCGACCCGCCCCGCGAGCCGGGCGCGGGCCGGCGCGCGCCGAAGCTCTCGCCGGACCCGCTGGGCATCGGCCTGTTCTCCGCCGCGCTGACCGTGCTCGTCTTCTTCCTGCTCGGCCTCGCGCACCCCCGGTGGTGGCTGCTGGCCCCCCTGGCCGTGCTGACCGCCGCCCTGTTGCGGTGGCAGCTGCGCAGCCCGCAGCCGTTCATCGACGTGCGGATGCTCGCGGGGAACGGCGCCCTGCTCCGCACCTACCTGCGTCACGGACTGAGCTACCTGCTGATCTACTGCGTGATGTACGGCTACACGCAGTGGCTGGAGGAGGCCCGGGGCTACTCCTCCGGCCACACGGGGCTGCTCATGCTGCCGATGTCGCTCACCGCGCTCCTCTGCTCGCTGCTCGGCGCCCGCACACGGACCCTACGGGCGCCGCTGACCCTTGCCTGTGTGCTGCTCACCGCAGGATCGGCAGTCCTGGTGTTCCTCTCCGGAGACACCCCGCTCGCCGTCCTGCTGCTCGCCGGAGCGTGCTTCGGCATCCCGCAGGGACTCATCGGTACGAGCAACCAGGCGGCCGTCCAGGCCTACGCGCCACCCGAGAGCATCGGGTCCGCCGCGGGGCTCCAGCGCACCGCCCAGTACCTCGGCGCCATCGCCGCCTCGAGCCTGATCGCCCTGGCCTACGCGGACGCGGCGAGCGACAGCGGGCTGCACCTCATGGCGGCGGTCTCCGCCGCCCTCGGAGTACTGCTGTTCGTCCTGACCGTCACCGACCGGGCCCTGCGGGCGCACAGCTGA
- a CDS encoding MarR family winged helix-turn-helix transcriptional regulator has product MSSDTPGAQERSPADPTAEHVATELAGVVGRLLRRLRSTSAESLLTPSQRSVLARLHDGGPATTAVLARAELVRPQSMRLTLGALESQGLVARAPDPLDGRKSVVSVTDAGRTTLAEVRAAKRGWLAVAIAEELDGEERRTVAEAVALISRLVDT; this is encoded by the coding sequence ATGTCCAGCGACACCCCCGGCGCCCAGGAGCGGAGCCCCGCCGACCCGACCGCCGAACACGTGGCGACGGAGCTCGCGGGCGTGGTGGGCCGGCTGCTGAGGCGGTTGCGCAGCACGTCGGCGGAGAGCCTGCTCACCCCCTCGCAGCGCTCCGTGCTGGCACGACTGCACGACGGCGGGCCGGCCACCACCGCGGTGCTGGCCCGCGCCGAACTGGTGCGGCCCCAGTCGATGCGGCTGACCCTCGGTGCGCTGGAGAGCCAGGGGCTCGTCGCCCGGGCACCCGATCCCCTCGACGGCCGGAAGTCGGTGGTCTCCGTCACGGACGCCGGGCGCACCACGCTGGCCGAGGTGCGGGCCGCCAAGCGCGGCTGGCTGGCCGTCGCGATCGCCGAGGAACTGGACGGCGAGGAGCGCCGGACGGTGGCGGAGGCCGTCGCGCTCATCAGCAGGCTGGTCGACACGTGA